Proteins found in one Salvia splendens isolate huo1 chromosome 10, SspV2, whole genome shotgun sequence genomic segment:
- the LOC121750627 gene encoding uncharacterized protein LOC121750627 produces MLFSHGDAYSLYVLGEAVKEFSACSGLEVNQGKSNIFLAGTMTDEQREHLINIFGFTVAHLPVKYLGIPLASRMLKMADYSQLIEKFSTTVKKWNGKSLFFAGRLELIRACLQGVDAYWLQAFPIVATVTSRLTAIARQFLWGSKFSKVAWKDICLPTIEGGLGLRDLDNWKTTLYAKILWNIFGKKDTLWIQWVHTEIIRGTDFWEWKPRPKNNSPLIKHLISIRDEMGEKVPKQEVERLLTQWSWGRGTQAAYDWFRTHGERRFWAKFVWKDLIPPKHSFICWLALRERLTTRDRVTWTATEKSCAFCTTQDETNEHLFFKCPETTKVWEEI; encoded by the coding sequence ATGTTGTTTAGTCATGGCGACGCATACTCGTTGTATGTCCTCGGTGAAGCCGTGAAGGAGTTCTCGGCTTGCTCAGGACTTGAAGTTAACCAAGGGAAATCTAATATCTTTCTTGCAGGAACGATGACAGACGAGCAAAGGGAACACCTCATTAACATCTTTGGGTTCACCGTCGCTCATCTGCCGGTCAAATACCTTGGCATCCCGTTGGCTTCACGCATGCTCAAGATGGCCGACTACTCTCAGCTTATTGAGAAATTCTCTACTACCGTGAAAAAATGGAACGGTAAGTCCTTGTTCTTTGCGGGTAGACTTGAACTTATTCGGGCTTGTTTGCAGGGTGTGGATGCGTATTGGCTGCAAGCTTTTCCTATTGTTGCCACGGTCACATCAAGACTAACGGCGATTGCGAGACAATTCCTGTGGGGATCCAAGTTTTCTAAAGTTGCGTGGAAGGATATCTGTCTCCCAACGATTGAAGGTGGCTTAGGACTGCGGGACCTGGACAATTGGAAAACGACCCTCTACGCTAAAATACTATGGAATATTTTTGGTAAGAAGGATACGTTGTGGATCCAATGGGTGCACACAGAAATCATCAGAGGCACCGATTTTTGGGAGTGGAAGCCAAGACCTAAGAACAACTCCCCCCTCATCAAGCATCTCATTTCCATCCGGGACGAAATGGGGGAAAAAGTCCCCAAACAGGAGGTGGAGAGATTGTTGACgcaatggagttggggtagagGCACACAGGCGGCCTACGACTGGTTCCGAACACATGGTGAACGCCGGTTCTGGGCGAAGTTTGTATGGAAAGACCTCATCCCCCCGAAGCACTCGTTCATCTGCTGGCTTGCACTTCGGGAAAGACTCACGACACGGGACCGAGTTACCTGGACGGCTACCGAGAAGAGCTGTGCCTTTTGCACGACACAGGATGAGACGAATGAGCACCTCTTCTTTAAGTGCCCAGAAACGACCAAAGTGTGGGAAGAGATCTGA
- the LOC121752809 gene encoding uncharacterized protein LOC121752809 — protein MALREQLKVLKQKAKLLVMSERKLFSQKAGIKHLFLSDKNTVFFHSMVKTNNSRNTISFLCREDSSIMDDQDEIIESFVNFYKWLFWTAKDAQPARSEVLENGLRLNEEDREGLVRDVTIQEIKDALFNIDEGKALGLDGFSTAFFKKNWTIIGETPLKRSKNFSIRVSFSRAPIRPSLPSSLRRTTIPKWGTFD, from the coding sequence ATGGCCCTCCGTGAGCAGCTCAAAGTGCTCAAACAGAAGGCGAAGTTGCTAGTGATGTCGGAAAGGAAATTATTTAGCCAGAAAGCGGGGATTAAGCACCTTTTTCTTAGCGATAAGAACACTGTTTTCTTCCACTCTATGGTTAAGACTAACAACTCTCGGAATACTATCTCTTTCCTATGCAGGGAGGACAGCTCCATCATGGATGATCAGGACGAGATTATTGAGAGTTTTGTGAACTTCTACAAATGGCTCTTTTGGACGGCAAAAGACGCACAACCGGCAAGATCGGAGGTGCTTGAGAACGGTCTCAGATTGAATGAGGAGGACAGGGAAGGGCTCGTCCGGGATGTCACAATTCAGGAAATTAAGGATGCATTGTTCAACATCGATGAGGGGAAAGCTCTGGGGCTGGATGGATTCTCAACGGCATTCTTCAAGAAGAATTGGACAATCATCGGGGAGACTCCGTTGAAGCGGTCAAAGAATTTTTCCATACGGGTCAGCTTCTCAAGAGCCCCAATACGACCATCATTGCCCTCATCCCTAAGACGAACAACAATCCCAAAGTGGGGGACTTTCGACTAA